A part of Astatotilapia calliptera chromosome 15, fAstCal1.2, whole genome shotgun sequence genomic DNA contains:
- the LOC113007118 gene encoding kinesin-like protein KIF13B isoform X1 produces the protein MDDNSVSDSNVKVAVRVRPMNRREKDLKTKCVVEIDGNQTVLHPAVTSMNTADPRNQPKVFAYDYCFWSMDDSQKDKFAGQDVVFQCLGESLLDNAFMGYNACIFAYGQTGSGKSYTMMGSSEQPGLIPRLCSSLFSRTEKEAREGESFTVEVSYMEIYNEKVRDLLDPKGSRQALRVREHKVLGPYVDGLSRLAVTSYEDIESLMSEGNKSRTVAATNMNEESSRSHAVFNIILTHTLMDLRSGTSGEKVSKLSLVDLAGSERAAKTGAAGERLKEGSNINKSLSTLGLVISALADHGAGKNKSKFVPYRDSVLTWLLKDSLGGNSRTAMVATISPAADNYDETLSTLRYADRAKNIVNHAVVNEDPNARIIRELREEVEKLKEQLTEAESMKAPELKERLEESEKLIQDMTVTWEDKLRKTEAIAQERQRQLESLGISLQSSGIRVVDDKCYLVNLNADPALNELLVYYLKDHTRVGSADSQDIQLCGMAIQAEHCVIDVTESHGVVLTPHRNAKTYVNGTEVVNPVQLHHGDRILWGNNHFFRINLPRQRVQKGGEEEEDAAMTKRSSSDCLEVGEPDACSDVSSERSFGYEFAQAEVMMKGMWNNDPLQSVLQTLEKQHQEEKRCALERQRQMYEQELQQLRQRVTPEKPSGVPGSATAAVLSAGSNKRVRRWSEDREAMITRSLRRLKEQIVRARLLAQEAGFIAEELNKRTEYLVTLQIPAANLDANRKRDAVLSEPAIQVRRKGKGKQIWALEKMENRLVDMRELYQEWKELDEDNPVMRSYFKRADPFFDEQENHSLIGVANVFLACLFYDVKLQYAVPIINQKGEVAGRLHIEVWRGTESCEEEGGGGPDKQLSSTDGDPHERRLRCVVKILQATGLPRHLSNFVFCQYRFWAQEEPVFTAPEVASSSSASASRDPQCTVVFDSTKELSVPVSEDFVEFLAEGAVAIEVYGHKQANHRRNLALWDLGVIQAKTRSLRERWSEVTRQLELWVKVMELNEAGEFTAVEVVPAKDVRTGGIFQLRQGQSRRVQVEVCPVPDSGTMPLVAASILSVSIGDVKVRQVRLPKNDPKQVTDEEMDSYQEVDLERMREQWLVTLTQRQEYLDQQLQKIVCKADKSEDDVERESQLLECRLTLTEERNAVMVPSAGSGIPGAPVERVPVPGMETHTPALFLDLSADDFQSSLSAPLAGGQDALLSGEDEDDFFDLHIVKHYDPEVKAEASWDSTVHECPQLSRVAPADQRVYLTVRTVVQLSHPAHMQLVLRKRICVSVTGRQGFAQSLLKRMSQRSSVSGCGITFEVVSNIPGDIHGPEDREMLARLAASAEDEQSAASEAAIEKYLRSVLAVENILTLDRLRQEVAVREQLAGRGRAARRCLSSPDIERLSDSSLDLGSSPLKLKDFKAWDSHHDLSVAPPPPSRRTLPSSLSQNLNAETVKAVPRLLKSLLPGGKEGRDQTAVHQQSLPRIVVQSASVEEDMSKQRQAVPIDETEIPRSVPLPPPIIPETEDSTTSPVSEASSGYMSTSISTVTLSEVYTLSWDLPSSYGSRDGFETVLDEHEEENVVTQKFSPFSDTTQSDTLILDQSGPQELLSLRQKADAESMEQEPSEPDVMPSQQEPNRLLSDQLKEAEKSDPAAEAELPDQTEQKQDRGSEQRDHSEVAQNNGTKQTEVRHVDHSEPKTPSREDLEVAATNKVECELAFSNETQRSAQEGARRLESTVLQPQQRTQEQTASDFIQDPSPSLIQASSPDPGPPVDLAAQASSKQQSTSDVPETNGASFLPSSSATSEVQQPAASVKPAKGPISSPKSGPSVANPFKIQKVKSSDLKSFLQILSEEEHDTPTLVNQPSSCGTGPNLSVPKESLEIISDTEDGDTAASAVLPEWLKEGEFVSVGANKSGTVRYLGPTDFAEGTWVGVELEVPAGKNDGSVAGKHYFHCNPGYGVLVRPDRVTRGDPKRHRQQQQKRRSAHLSGSSPNLAALTALAKGEGGTGSTGRGRGENRKSWNT, from the exons ATGGATGACAACAGTGTCAGTGACTCCAATGTAAAGGTGGCTGTTCGTGTGCGGCCAATGAACAGGAGAG AAAAAGACCTGAAAACCAAATGTGTGGTGGAGATTGATGGGAACCAGACAGTCCTGCATCCAGCCGTCACTAGTATGAACACAGCAGACCCCCG GAATCAGCCCAAG GTCTTTGCGTACGACTACTGTTTCTGGTCTATGGACGACTCTCAGAAAGACAAGTTTGCAG GTCAGGACGTGGTGTTCCAGTGCCTCGGGGAGAGTCTGCTGGACAATGCCTTCATGGGCTACAACGCCTGCATCTTTGCTTACGGGCAGACGG GTTCTGGGAAGTCGTACACCATGATGGGCTCGTCAGAGCAGCCCGGTCTTATCCCTCGACTCTGCAGCTCGCTGTTCAGCAGGACTGAGAAGGAGGCCCGTGAAGGGGAGAGCTTCACTGTGGAGGTGTCCTACATGGAGATTTACAACGAGAAGGTCCGAGACCTGCTCGACCCGAAGGG AAGCCGACAAGCGCTGAGAGTCAGAGAGCACAAAGTTTTGGGGCCTTACGTGGACGGTCTCTCCCGTCTGGCTGTGACCAGCTACGAG GACATCGAGTCTCTGATGTCAGAGGGAAATAAGTCTCGCACGGTGGCggccacaaacatgaatgagGAGAGCAGCAGGTCGCACGCCGTGTTCAACATCATCCTCACGCACACGCTCATGGACCTGCGGTCTGGG ACGAGCGGGGAGAAGGTGAGCAAGCTGAGTCTGGTGGATCTGGCTGGAAGCGAGCGGGCAGCGAAGACTGGAGCTGCAGGGGAGCGGCTCAAAGAAGGCAGCAACATCAACAA ATCTCTCAGCACTCTGGGTTTAGTCATCTCTGCCTTGGCTGACCACGGAGCAGGGAAGAACAAGAGCAAGTTTGTCCCCTACAGAGACTCTGTGCTCACCTGGCTGCTCAAG GACAGCCTCGGAGGGAACAGTCGCACCGCCATGGTGGCCACTATCAGCCCAGCAGCAGACAACTACGACGAGACGCTGTCCACTCTTCGTTACGCCGACCGGGCCAAGAACATCGTCAACCACGCCGTGGTGAACGAAGACCCCAACGCAAGGATCATCCGCGAGCTACGAGAGGAAGTGGAGAAGCTGAAGGAGCAGCTCACCGAGGCGGAG TCTATGAAGGCCCCCGAGCTCAAGGAGCGACTGGAGGAGTCGGAGAAACTGATCCAAGATATGACGGTCACCTGGGAGGACAAACTTAGGAAAACGGAGGCCATTGCACAG GAGCGTCAGAGGCAGTTGGAGAGCCTGGGCATTTCTCTGCAGTCGTCTGGTATCCGAGTGGTCGACGATAAGTGCTATCTGGTCAACCTCAACGCTGACCCTGCCCTCAACGAGCTGCTGGTCTACTACCTAAAA GATCACACGCGCGTGGGTTCAGCCGACTCACAGGACATCCAGCTGTGTGGGATGGCCATCCAAGCAGAACACTGTGTCATTGACGTCACAGAGAGCCACGGCGTGGTGCTCACTCCTCACCGCAATGCTAA AACGTACGTGAACGGCACCGAGGTCGTGAATCCCGTGCAGCTTCACCATGGCGACAGGATCCTGTGGGGGAACAACCACTTTTTCAG GATCAACCTGCCCAGGCAAAGGGTGCAAAAGGGGggcgaggaagaggaggatgccGCGATGACAAAGCGTTCGAGCAGCGACTGTCTGGAGGTCGGCGAGCCGGACGCATGCAGCGACGTGTCGAGCGAGAGGAGCTTCGGCTACGAGTTCGCCCAGGCCGAGGTCATGATGAAAGGCATGTGGAACAACG ACCCGTTGCAGTCAGTGTTGCAGACCCTGGAGAAGCAGCACCAGGAGGAGAAGCGCTGTGCTCTGGAGCGCCAGAGGCAGATGTATGAacaggagctgcagcagctccGCCAGCGAGTCACCCCCGAGAAACCATCGGGCGTCCCAGGCAGTGCTACTGCAGCCGTGTTGTCAGCCGGCTCGAACAAACGTGTGCGTCGCTGGAGCGAGGACAG AGAGGCCATGATAACCCGCAGCCTGCGACGACTTAAAGAGCAGATCGTTCGGGCTAGGCTGTTGGCTCAGGAGGCCGGCTTCATTGCTGAGGAGCTCAACAAAAGGACAGAGTATCTGGTCACTCTGCAGATCCCGGCCGCCAACCTGGACGCCAACAGAAAG CGCGATGCAGTGCTGAGCGAGCCGGCCATCCAGGTGCGGCGTAAAGGTAAAGGGAAGCAGATCTGGGCTCTGGAGAAGATGGAGAACAGGCTGGTGGACATGAGGGAGCTCTACCAGGAGTGGAAGGAGCTGGACGAAGACAATCCA GTGATGCGCTCCTATTTCAAACGTGCCGACCCCTTTTTCGATGAGCAAGAGAATCACAGCCTGATCGGTGTGGCCAATGTCTTCCTGGCCTGTTTGTTCTACGACGTCAAACTGCAGTACGCGGTGCCCATCATCAACCAGAAGGGAGAG gtggcAGGTCGGCTTCACATCGAAGTGTGGCGTGGTACAGAGAGCTGTGAAGAGGAAGGTGGAGGCGGTCCTGACAAGCAGCTGAGCAGCACAGATGGAGATCCACATGAGCGCAGACTCCGCTGCGTG GTGAAAATCCTCCAGGCCACCGGGCTTCCTCGCCACCTGTCCAACTTTGTCTTCTGCCAGTATCGCTTCTGGGCGCAGGAGGAGCCGGTGTTCACCGCTCCAGAGGTGGCCTCTTCCAGCTCGGCGTCCGCCTCCAGAGACCCTCAGTGTACTGTAGTGTTTGACAGCACCAAG GAATTATCTGTGCCGGTATCGGAAGATTTTGTGGAATTTCTGGCTGAGGGGGCGGTGGCAATCGAAGTGTACGGTCACAAACAGGCTAACCATCGCAGGAATCTGGCACTGTGGGACCTGGGAGTGATCCAAGCCAAGACCAGATCCCTCAGAGAGAG GTGGAGCGAGGTGACCCGGCAGCTTGAATTGTGGGTGAAGGTGATGGAGCTGAATGAGGCGGGAGAGTTCACAGCTGTAGAAGTTGTTCCTGCTAAAGACGTCCGGACAGGAGGAATCTTCCAGCTCagacag GGACAGTCTCGGCGAGTGCAGGTGGAAGTTTGTCCAGTGCCGGACTCGGGCACCATGCCACTCGTTGCAGCCTCCATCCTGTCTGTGTCTATTGGAGATGTAAAGGTCCGACAGGTGCGTCTCCCCAAAAACGATCCAAAACAG GTTACAGATGAAGAAATGGACAGCTATCAG gAGGTGGACCTGGAGAGGATGAGGGAACAGTGGCTGGTCACGCTGACGCAGAGACAGGAGTATTTGGACCAACAGCTGCAGAAGATCGTCTGTAAAGCAG ACAAGTCGGAGGATGATGTTGAAAGGGAATCGCAGCTGTTGGAGTGCCGGCTGACCCTCACCGAAGAACGGAACGCCGTCATGGTCCCGTCCGCTGGCAGCGGCATTCCTGGAGCGCCAGTAGAGAG GGTCCCTGTACCTGGGATGGAAACACACACTCCTGCCCTGTTTCTGGATCTCAGTG CCGACGatttccagtccagtctgtcGGCCCCGCTGGCCGGAGGACAGGACGCGCTGCTCAGTGGGGAAGATGAAGACGACTTCTTTGACCTCCATATTGTTAAACACTATGATCCAGAG GTGAAGGCCGAGGCGTCCTGGGACTCCACGGTCCACGAGTGCCCCCAGCTGAGTCGCGTGGCGCCCGCTGACCAGAGGGTGTACCTGACGGTGCGCACGGTGGTGCAGCTGAGCCATCCGGCCCACATGCAGCTGGTCCTCAGGAAACGCATCTGTGTCAGTGTTACTGGGAGACAG GGTTTTGCCCAGAGTCTGCTGAAGAGGATGTCTCAGCGGAGCTCCGTCAGCGGCTGTGGGATCACCTTTGAAGTGGTTTCTAACATCCCAGGA GACATCCACGGTCCAGAGGACAGGGAGATGCTGGCCCGGCTGGCCGCCAGCGCAGAGGACGAGCAGTCGGCCGCCAGCGAGGCAGCCATCGAGAAATACCTCCGCAGTGTCCTGGCTGTGGAGAACATCCTGACGCTGGACAGGCTCAGACAG gaggtGGCTGTGAGGGAGCAGCTGGCTGGCAGAGGAAGAGCTGCCAGACGGTGCCTGAGCTCGCCGGACATCGAGCGG CTGTCAGACAGCAGCCTGGATCTTGGCTCCTCCCCTCTTAAGCTCAAAGACTTCAAG GCCTGGGACAGTCATCACGACCTCTCTGTGGCGCCGCCTCCTCCTTCCAGACGCACCCTTCCCAGCTCCTTGTCCCAGAATCTGAACGCAGAGACGG TGAAGGCCGTACCCAGGCTACTGAAGTCGCTGCTTCCTGGTGGGAAAGAGGGCAGAGACCAGACAGCTGTCCATCAGCAG AGTCTGCCGCGCATCGTGGTGCAGTCGGCCAGCGTTGAAGAGGACATGAGCAAACAGCGGCAGGCG GTCCCCATTGATGAAACAGAAATCCCCAGATCTGTGCCTCTTCCACCTCCAATCATCCCAGAAACTGAAGACTCCACCACCAGTCCAGTGAGCGAGGCTTCCAGTGGATATATGTCAACAAGCATATCTACAGTAACGCTGTCAGAAGTCTACACGCTGAGCTGGGACTTGCCTTCGTCATATGGTAGCAGGGATGGCTTTGAAACTGTGCTCGATGAGCACGAGGAGGAAAATGTTGTGACACAGAAGTTCTCTCCTTTCTCTGACACCACACAATCGGACACTCTTATTTTAGACCAATCAGGGCCTCAGGAATTACTGAGTTTGAGACAGAAAGCAGATGCAGAGAGTATGGAGCAGGAGCCATCTGAACCAGATGTTATGCCGAGTCAACAAGAACCAAATCGGTTGCTATCAGACCAGTTAAAGGAGGCCGAAAAATCTGATCCAGCTGCAGAAGCAGAATTGCCAGACCAGACCGAACAAAAACAGGACCGTGGATCAGAGCAACGAGATCATTCAGAGGTGGCACAAAACAATGGGACCAAGCAGACAGAAGTGCGCCATGTAGACCACAGTGAACCAAAGACTCCTTCAAGAGAAGATCTCGAGGTGGCTGCCACAAACAAAGTAGAATGTGAACTGGCGTTTTCTAATGAGACACAACGATCTGCTCAAGAAGGAGCGAGGCGTTTGGAATCAACCGTCCTGCAACCCCAGCAGCGCACACAAGAGCAGACGGCTTCAGACTTTATTCAAGATCCTTCTCCAAGCCTGATCCAAGCCTCAAGTCCTGATCCAGGACCGCCTGTAGACCTGGCTGCTCAAGCTTCATCCAAGCAACAGTCAACTTCTGATGTTCCAGAAACAAATGGTGCCTCCTTCCTACCCTCATCCTCAGCCACCAGTGAGGTTCAGCAGCCAGCAGCTTCTGTCAAACCTGCCAAAGGCCCCATTTCTTCTCCCAAATCAGGTCCCTCAGTAGCTAACCCCTTCAAGATCCAGAAAGTGAAGTCTTCAGACCTCAAGTCATTTCTGCAGATTCTGAGTGAGGAGGAGCATGATACCCCCACACTGGTGAACCAACCCTCAAGTTGTGGGACAGGACCCAACCTTTCAGTGCCGAAGGAAAGTCTGGAAATcatctctgacacagaggaTGGAGATACAGCTGCTTCTGCTGTTCTTCCCGAGTGGTTGAAAGAGGGCGAGTTTGTGAGTGTGGGGGCTAATAAGAGTGGTACGGTGCGATATTTGGGACCCACAGATTTTGCAGAGGGGACTTGGGTTGGAGTGGAACTTGAAGTACCAGCAG gAAAGAACGATGGGTCAGTGGCTGGTAAGCACTACTTCCACTGCAACCCTGGTTACGGCGTGTTGGTAAGACCTGACAGAGTAACCCGTGGCGATCCCAAACGCCATCgccagcagcaacaaaaacgCCGTAGTGCCCATCTGTCGGGGTCCAGCCCAAACCTGGCAGCCCTTACAGCTCTGGCCAAAGGCGAAGGTGGAACCGGATCAACCGGTCGCGGCAGGGGGGAGAACCGCAAGTCGTGGAACACTTAA